aatccgcgcctgggcctagccgtaggagtggtgggcccccggcctgcggcgacgtcctttcgcgcgcgtgggttggcaggcttttttcatccggagggtgccacgtggcacgcgggcggcgagcggccggctcgcaacccggcgtgcgcaccaaccgactcccgccttcagacttcagaagtttcgccaagacggcgcacccaaccgaagccggctcccagctgctggctcgtcaagataagaagctgaccgagcttctcaacctcctctcagcctcgaagcccaaccagctttggggactactgtcggagtaaatggccacgggtagcctaaccgacttcccctggctcttcgaaaaattatcaggctaatcgagccttcaagcatccagagcatggggccgcctttctctggccggctatccccaaggccgactaccagaaggcgacccggcctcaaaaccttcccgaagaaagctacgagatggccgactccaggaagccggccctaagaagaccgactcccagaagccggccatgaagaaggccgactcccagaagccggccaagacttcacccaccagggctgcacccacataacggtgataagacggggcatggccgcagtacagcctatcacccccgaatcccggaacatgcatggccacagggcgccgtacgggtcagccatcccccgtccggcgcggcactgtagccatgttgacctcgacgtcacccacgacaggcgccagtacggcccgcgggcggtgggccccttcagccagagagacgctcaaaGGTGGCCCGGCCTCCCCTGGTCGGCCtgaggcgtagccggctcccaatagccggctacctccctccctcgaaacatgtgcatcattaaggagacaagacgaggtgaggctacagtgagagcccgctaggcggcggcactgtcgccacgcttacctcgacaaagccttcgtcatcaggggcgaggcaacagtaaccagctgccgacaaggcccccaggcggtggggccggcctgtcggccaagaggccgacagccggcgggacccaccagtcggcgggccccaacggccggcggagaagccggcgagcacagacactgacggctgggacccgcacccagccggattaccattgtacccctgggggtaggcctatataaatcccccaggacacccatgcatagagttttacacaccacatagaaagaaaaggagagctagccttgcccttcttcttcccctagccaaacagctcaaggagcacttgtagctacttgtgttgatctagtgatcatgcggagaccccgcaggcagagcaggactaggggtgttatctccacagagagccccgagcctgggtaagattcgccggcgtgcatgtcttcgccttatcccgtttccaggcaccggcgatgtcttactagctcccacaatgataagccacccgttggcatatgtcgcacctaccacccgacacggcTCTTCCTGAGGTAAGACTCGCACCATTTTTTTGTGTAGCACATTCCCCTACTATTGTATCAGAGCGATACCATGCGGAGTTGCAGGTACGACTAGAGCATATGTGATATGCGACATTGCACATATGATGTGTGGGGTGTTAAATGAGATATATCACTGGAATTTCTTATTGTTTCTCTTGTTGCATAATTTGATCTTGGTGACATCATGGAATTTTGAAAGATCCGACGAACCTTTCGATCTTTGGATAGAGACATGCTCACAATGACTTTGGTTTCACCTTAGCTGAGAAAGATATTTTTTTAATGAGTGGGCTAGAGTGATCTACATGAGGGCTACACGTATGTTGAAATTTAGTATGGGGTTCAAGATTTTTTTAGTCTCTATACTGCTTGGATTtgttcacatatttgaaaaatgcTCACCAATTTAAAGTATATTccagaatttcaaaaaatattcataaactGAACCATATACATAAATTTtaaaaatatgaaaaataaaaaacatataATAACAAAcatgaaaaggaaaaaaatgatagATACGAAAAGAAATGAAAAACTAACGGAACCCTCCCAAAATCAGAAGTAGTACCGTCCTACATGCCCGGCCAAACAGTGCACGTGAGGGTccacctttgcttgacgcctccaCGGTGTGCGTGAAATATGAATTGCCACAACATCCCTTGAAAGAAAAAAAGACATAATTAATTTGACAACTGGAAAACGGCGCATCCAAGCGCGCATTAAGAAGACAGTGGATATGATTGGTTTTCACTTGATTTTTCAGAATGAACGCGGCATTGTTATTCAGTTTTCGTTCATGGCAAAAAAAGGAACTTAGTGCTCCCCTATCCGTGAATAAGTGTATTCATACCTTTTATCaaatcaaagttttaaaattttgaccaacttaGTGTATTATGAAAGTATATTTTAAAACGAATCTACCGATACTAATTTGGTGCCGTAAATTCTGCTATTTCTTTAAAATGTTTGTCAAAATTTTAAAAGTTTGACTTAGGGCACGAGCTGGATGCATATACTTTGAATGGACAGAGGTAGTAGGTCGGTGGACAGGATAAGATACGATACTAGGAGACAAAAGTGCCATGTCACACGAGGCACCaccagccgcagccgcagcagtgCCGGTGCTGATGCTGTTCAAACGTGCAAGAAAGTCTACGCGCTTAACATTCAAAAAAAGAAAGTCTACGCGCTTGCCTGAAAAACGTGGCGGATCGCCCATCTCTGCACTGATTCGCGGACAGTTGGCGTCCGTCACCCAACCGCGACGGCGACGTACGTACATACGCGAAACCGGCCAACCCCGAACCGATTTCCGGCGACGCgcggtttgtttgtttgtttggaaGCATCCCTTCCGggcatgtgtgtgtgtgtcagcTGGACAACgcatctctgtctctctctctctctctctctctctctctctctctctctctctctcactgtctcACCTCTCTCTCAAGGGTCATCTTGCTCTTTTACTAATGTATGTTTCTCTGCAGAAATCCAGGCAGTCAGAGAGAATGTAGGTGCTGCTTAGATTATTTTTTTACTGCTTTGCTTTGACGACCTGCCTGACTGCCAACTATGGATTCAGTAAGCAAAATGGAGATGCTCATTTTTGCTCTTAGTACCGTAATTTTCTATGCAGAAATCCAGGCTGAGAAGTCAGTCAATCAGAGAGAATGTATGTTTGGCCAAGAGTACTGTATTTTTTTTCACTGGGTAGTTTGACCTGCCAATGATTGATCTACCAAGCAGAATGGATGATGCCACTGGTAATTTCCTACGAGTACACACACAAGATTGGTTGGGTAATTCTTCACCAACGAACAATCTTTATCTTTACTACTAACACACCACATGCTACATGCTCTACACACGCTTGAACGCGCCTGCTCAGATCTCGGCCGTCCGTTGCTCCGATCGGACGGCTAGCGCTGATCCAAAATGTTCAGTTCAGACACTGAAATAACTTTGAACGGCTAGGCGACGACGACCTTGACCTCCAGGGCGGGCTTGCCGTTGCCGGAGCACTCGCGCCCGACGGCCGCGTCCTCCAGCATCTGCACCACGGACCGCATCGACGGCCGCACCGCCGGCGTGCGGCTCGTGCACAGCACCGCAACGCGCAGCACCCGcacggcctcctccttctcccactcctcccgcgccgccgACCCGTCCAGCAGCGCCATCGCCTTCTCCCGCCCGTTCCCGGCCCCGTCCAGCCGCCGCGACGCCCACTCCACCACGTCCTCGCCGTCGGCCACCGCCGCGCGCCCCGTCGCCAGCTCCAGCAGCACcacgccgaagctgtacacgtcgctcTTCTCCGTCACCTTGCGCGTGTACGCGTACTCCGGCGCCATGTACCCCACCGtgcccgccaccgcgccgcccgacGACGACCACGGCTCGCCCTGCTTGCCGCCGCCGGCGTCCAGGATCTTGGCCAGCCCGAAGTCGGCGATGCGGGGCTTGAAGGCCTCGTCGAGGAGGATGTTGCTGGACTTGACGTCGCGGTGGAGGATGGGCCGGTCGCCGCAGCCGTGGTGGAGGTACTCCAGCCCCCGGGCGGCGCCCACGGCCACCTCGTACCGCTCCGGCCAGCCGAGCCCGCCCAGCTTCCTGGCGGTCGGGCCGTGCAGCCGCTCGTAGAGGCTGCCGTTGGGGAGGTGCTCGTACACCAGCAGGCTCGCCGCGCCGTCCTCGCTCGTCACGCTGCACAGCAGCTTCACCACGTTCACGTGCCGGATGGAGCTCAGCGTGCCCACCTCCGCGTCGAACTCGCGGCACTGccgcgccgacgccgacgccgaccggGGCAGCATGGCCGCCGTCGGGCCGGCGCTcgcggccgccgcggcgcgggTCCGGGTGATGTGCTTCACCGCCACCACGGTGCCGCACCCGAGCTTCACGCGGTACACGTTCCCGGACCCGCCGCTGCCGATGAGGTTCTCGTCCCGGACGCCGCCCACGATCTCCCGCTCGTCGAACGCCATCATCCTGAACGACTTGACGTTCCAAGACCCCTTCTTCGCGAACAGAAGCTTGCCGGCGCCGGCCATGGCCGCGGCCTCCGCGTGCTGCCGGCGCTTCTTGATGAATATCGCCACGCCGAGGACGGCGAGCAGGACCGCCATGCCGGCGAGGAGGCAGGTGACGAGCGTGCGCGCGGTGCTCCCCGAACGGCCACCGTCTCCCGGCGTGCAGCGGCGGAGGAAGCCGGCTCCGTTGTTGGCGCACAGGCCGGGGTTCCCCTGGAAGCTCTCGCCGTAGGCCGAGATGGCCAGCCCCGCCGGCACGGGCCCGTCGAGCCGATTGTCCGACAGGTTTAGGTAGCTCAGCTTCAGCTCGGCGAGGATCGCCGGCACGGCGCCGGAGAGTTCATTGCTCGAAATGTCCAACAAATTCAGACTCGTGCCCCGCAGCTCCGACGGGATCGCGCCGGTGAGCTTGTTCCCGGCGAGGTTCATCGTGCTGAGCGCCGAGCACGACCCGAGGCTCGCCGGGATGGCTCCGCTGATCCCGTTCCCCGCGATGTCCAGGCTCTCGAGATGGACCAGCTTGCCGATGCTCGCTGGTATCTCGCCGTAGAGCTCGTTCGACGACACGTCAATGCTCTGCAGCTTCGCTGCGTCGCCTATCGACGAGGGTATCGCGCCGGAGAATTTGTTCCCGGCGAGGTGGAGACTGGTGAGCGACGCGGCTTTCCCGATGGCGTCGCCGATGCCACCGGTGAACTGGTTGCCCTCGAGGTCGATGATCTCGGCTGTTGGAAGCGCCCAGATTCCCTCGGGCACCTCGCCGGTGAGCGAGTTCTTGCTGACCCTGAACCTCTGCAGCGTCGTGCAGGTCGCGTACGTCGCCGGAATCTCGCCGGAGAATCGATTCTCCAGCATCAGCAGCTTCAGCATGGTGCCGCGCCTGCACATGTCCGGCGGGATCGGACCCGTGAGCAGGTTGGTGGACACGTCGATGAAGTTGAGCGCCGACCAGCTCCCCAGTTTCTGCGGCAGCTCGCCGGTGAGGCTGTTGTTGTAGAGCGACAGGTTGACGAGCTCCCTGAATTCGCCGAACTCGGGGGGCACCTCTCCGGAGAGCCCGTTGTAGAAGAGCTGCAGCGAGACGAGCCGCGTGAGGGATCGGAGCTCCGAGAGGCCGCCGGTGAGCTGGTTCTGGGACGCGTCGAAGAACTGCAGCTTGGTGAGCCTCCCGAACCCCCGCGGGAGAGCGCCGGCGAGGGAGCAGTTGTAGAGCTCGAGGCTCTGGAGATTCACCAGCTGGGCGATCGCCGGAGGAATCTCGCCGGTGAGGGGGTTGTCGGCGAGCTCGAGGTCGACGAGCCTGGTGAGCCGCCCGATGCCCGCGGGGATGGGACCGGCGATGTTGGCGGCGGAGAGGTAGAGCTTGGTGAGGTTGGTGAGCCTGGTGATCTCGGGCGGGAAGGACTTGGTGGGCGTGAGGTACGGGTTGTCCCCGGCGGAGAGCGCCTGGAGGCCCGGCATGGCGGCGAGCGCGGACCAGGGGAAGGAGCCGGAGAAGGCGTTGGTGGAGAGGTTGAGCGTGCGGAGCCCGGTGAGCGGCGAGAGGTCGGGGATCTCACCGGAGAAGGAGTTGAAGGGGAGGGTGAGCTCCTGGAGCCCCACGCACGCGTCGACGCCGGCGATGGTCCCCGCGAGCGCGTTGGACGGGAGCGAGAGCGTGGCGAGCGACTTCAGCGAGCCGCAGAGGACGTCGAACGGGACGGACTCGGCGGAGACGTTCAGATCGTGTACGGAGAGCGCGGTGACGGCGGAGCCGCGGCACGTGACGCCGGTGAAGTTGCAGGGCGTGGCGGCCGAGGCGTCCCAGGACGCGAAGAACGGGTCGGCCGCGGGAGGGATGGCGAGGGACGACTTGAAGGCCATGAGGGCGTCCACCTCGGGGGACGTCGCGGCGGAGGCGGCATGGAggagggtggagaggaggagggcggcgacggcgaggtgcagtGGGGGGTGGAAGGGGCGGGCGGGCGGCATGGCTGGGGACGAGGAAAGGAAGCTTCTTTGTGTCAGAGTGTTTGGACTCGCTGCTGACCGCGCTCGGTTTTAAGGTTGCGGTTAGCTGGTGGGCCCACCACGGTACTGTCCTACACTGTTATAGTGTGCTAACGATAGTGCTTAGCTTTAGAACTCTTTGATTCATGCAAGAGACACTAGATTTTTTGTGGGAATAAACTGTTTTCTgtgaaatttttaaaaaatgttcacaaaatttcaGTGATTTCTAACCTCCAAATTGTGGGTCAGAATCAGATTAACTTTAAACCAATTCAAATTTGATTGCAATTCATTAAAATTCACTATTGACATTGAATATTTCAATGaggttcatcatttttcttctatTGGAAGTTTTAACCTTGGCCTACAAACCTGAGAGACCTGCTGGAGTGCCACTTAGGCCCTGTCTGGATTGAGGCCTATCAGGTAGGTCTTCACTCAGACAGAGATCTCAGCCGCAGGCCTCCAAAATCGGACGCCTGAGGTTCGTGCATGACCCAGGCTGATTTTTGTGGAAGGGATCCAAACGGGCCCTTAATGGCGTGTTTTTCTGGAAAGGAAGGTTACAAGGGAGCAGTTATGGATTTGTGATTATGAGGATTTTTTAAATTATTCATTCATTAAATGTTTGCTGTAATGTAATGTATATATATCTTAAGCGTGTGATATACgcaaaatatattttttgaaatacGATTTTTAGTGACTTGCCATTTTGAAATACGATTTTAATGATTTGCCTCTGAGTGTCGAATCAAATTTGGATTGTCATTGTGGGGCGATGGCTTGGGTCCTCAGGAAGTTTGCTTAGTGTGGTGGTCGTGATCGACGTGTCGTTCTCCTGATTGCCAATCCAGTGTTCATGTGTGCTCTTAGGTTGGCGGCTCCACCTTGCTGACTGTGATCCAAGGCGAGAGTGAAAGGGCCCTCTTTGGAGGTGGAGACTGCTAGCACCTGACTTCTCATTCTCAATAGGGAGCGTTCGAAGGTGAGATCCACTCCGGTGGCATGGCTCCCCTCAGGACTTTCGTCGTCTCCATTGTAAGCTCATTGGTGGACAAGGTCCTCGAAGTTGTTGCTTTTCGTCTCTCAGTTTGTGCCCTATTAGCTTTCATTCATCTTTGTGTATCGACCGTCCTGGGTTGCATCCccgttttcttctgtttttttgtgCTTGTGTGTTGTGGCTcgctgtaatcctggccggttgatggctctGTTAATTCAAAGTTGGGCTCATCTCGAGCCTCTCCGCTATAAAAAAGGGGATGGATTTGTGATTAGAAGTATTCAATTGTT
This window of the Triticum aestivum cultivar Chinese Spring chromosome 5D, IWGSC CS RefSeq v2.1, whole genome shotgun sequence genome carries:
- the LOC123119118 gene encoding receptor-like protein kinase 7, encoding MPPARPFHPPLHLAVAALLLSTLLHAASAATSPEVDALMAFKSSLAIPPAADPFFASWDASAATPCNFTGVTCRGSAVTALSVHDLNVSAESVPFDVLCGSLKSLATLSLPSNALAGTIAGVDACVGLQELTLPFNSFSGEIPDLSPLTGLRTLNLSTNAFSGSFPWSALAAMPGLQALSAGDNPYLTPTKSFPPEITRLTNLTKLYLSAANIAGPIPAGIGRLTRLVDLELADNPLTGEIPPAIAQLVNLQSLELYNCSLAGALPRGFGRLTKLQFFDASQNQLTGGLSELRSLTRLVSLQLFYNGLSGEVPPEFGEFRELVNLSLYNNSLTGELPQKLGSWSALNFIDVSTNLLTGPIPPDMCRRGTMLKLLMLENRFSGEIPATYATCTTLQRFRVSKNSLTGEVPEGIWALPTAEIIDLEGNQFTGGIGDAIGKAASLTSLHLAGNKFSGAIPSSIGDAAKLQSIDVSSNELYGEIPASIGKLVHLESLDIAGNGISGAIPASLGSCSALSTMNLAGNKLTGAIPSELRGTSLNLLDISSNELSGAVPAILAELKLSYLNLSDNRLDGPVPAGLAISAYGESFQGNPGLCANNGAGFLRRCTPGDGGRSGSTARTLVTCLLAGMAVLLAVLGVAIFIKKRRQHAEAAAMAGAGKLLFAKKGSWNVKSFRMMAFDEREIVGGVRDENLIGSGGSGNVYRVKLGCGTVVAVKHITRTRAAAAASAGPTAAMLPRSASASARQCREFDAEVGTLSSIRHVNVVKLLCSVTSEDGAASLLVYEHLPNGSLYERLHGPTARKLGGLGWPERYEVAVGAARGLEYLHHGCGDRPILHRDVKSSNILLDEAFKPRIADFGLAKILDAGGGKQGEPWSSSGGAVAGTVGYMAPEYAYTRKVTEKSDVYSFGVVLLELATGRAAVADGEDVVEWASRRLDGAGNGREKAMALLDGSAAREEWEKEEAVRVLRVAVLCTSRTPAVRPSMRSVVQMLEDAAVGRECSGNGKPALEVKVVVA